The window TTATTTCATACCATGCACTGACCGGTAACTGCGAAGTGATGATGGTGGACTTTTTACCATGTCGGTCCTCTATAATCTCCATCAGCAACATTCTGCTCTGAACATCCAGGGGTTGTATCCCAAAGTCATCGAGTATCAACACATCAAGTTTTTCGAGTTTGAGCATCTCTTTGATAGAAGATCCATCAGCCTTAGCCATTTTCAGTTGGGTAAGCAACTTAGTCGTATTCGCATAAAGGACTTTGTGTCCCTTGCTACAAGCCTGATTGCCCAAGGCACAGGCAAGATAACTCTTACCTGTGCCTGTACTTCCTGTCATCAGAATGTTTTCTCCTTTGTGGATGTATGCTCCGTCTGCGAGTCTCAATAGTTGATTTTTGTCCAGTTCACGCCCGGGACGAAAATCCAGTTCCTCGACAGTGGCTTTGTATCGGAAACGTGCACCACGAAGGCTTCGATCCATCCTGCGGTTTTGACGGTCATCCCATTCGTTTTCCACGAGCAGACTAATCAGTTCATCCGGTGTAAGGGATGACAGAGAGCCGGATTCTGTGGCATGACTGAAGCTTCGTGACATGCCGTAAAGCTTCATTTTTCTCATTTTTTCAATTGTTTCTTGTATCATTGGAATTGGTGTTTGTTAACTGAAGTATCTGTTGCCACGGATGTTGTGGTGTTTGGGCATCTGGGAAGACTCATCCAGCTGTTCATCGGAAAAACTGATTGCGTCTAAATTTTTGGAAAGGATCTGTTCAATCATAGGATAGGTGTAAACACCATACTCTGACGCTCTTTTGCAGGCTCCAGTGATCCGCTGTGAACCCACTTTACGGGCAAGATGAAGGATTCCGGAGCAGGATCTATAACCTTGCTCCGGATGGGGAATAGATTCCATCAGGCTGGATAGGAATTTCCCTACCTCCTTGCTGATCTTATTGCCTTCACTTACAAAGAATTCATAACTCCAATCGGATACATACTTCTGGTTTCCGGCCAGATGATCCCTTAGTGTCGTGTACTTATGCTTCCTTTTATCGCGTTTGTGTTTGGCTATAGGATGATACTTGTAAAAGATCTCTACCTGGTCATCATTGAAAAGGACTTTGACTTTCTTTCCCATATACTGATGGGGAACACTGTAGTAGTGTTTATCCTCCCCAAGACATATGTGGGTGTTTTTCATTACAGTGCACACTTTGACACTCATCAGCTGATAAGGAAGTTCGGGAAGTGCCAGCAGACTGTTCCGCTCAAGTGTCTCAAACTGTTCCCTGCGACTTTCCTCACCTCTGAGTGCATAGTCATTGTAGTTGGATACCAAAGGAACAAGTGCTTCATTAAGGCTTTCTAAGGATAAAAACACCTTTCCCTGAAGAGCTACATAAATCCGCTGATATACCAGTCTTACAGCACCTTCGACCAGAGACTTTTCTCTTGGCTGACGCGGTCTTGCCGGAATGATAGTGGTGTTGTAATGCTCAGCAAAGGTTTCAAAGGTCTCGTTCAGGACTGGAGAGTATTTGCTGCCTTTGGTAACTGCAGACCGGAGGTTGTCAGGCACGATTACCCTTGGAACCCCGCCGAAGAACTCCAGCATCCTTGTGCAGCTTCCGATGAAGTCGGGTTTCTTCTGGGTGTAAGTGGCTTCCACATAAGTGTATTGAGTACAGCCCAGCGTAGCCACAAATACCTCTACAGGAAAATGCTCCCCTGTATCGGGATCAGTGACATAGAGCTTTTTACCCGCATAGTCGATGAATACTTTATCTCCGGCTAGGTGCTCAAAATGCATCGTTAGCCCCTGCTTACCCACGTATTGCCGAATATGTTTGCGGAACTGGCTGGCCTGAAAACCGTCAGGATGCTTCTGTCGGTATTCTTCCCAGAGACGCTGACGTGTCATGCCTTTTATTCGCAACTTCTTAACGATCCCAGGCAATAAAGGAAGTAATACTTCCAGCCTGTCACTTTGCTGCACAGGGGCTGGTGGACCTAATATTAATTCAGCTAAACCTTCATCGGAAAGCTGATTAACCTCTTCAAAGGAAAGGCCTGTTTGTTGAAATCTTTTAAGATAGGACTTGACAGTATTGCGGGAGACTCCCGTCAATTTGCTGAGCTGCTTGGAGCCATGGCCTTCAAAATGGCCTCGTAAAATTTGTTTGATCTTGTTCATGGTAAGAGTGCGATTGGCCATGGGAATGCTTAATTGTTTGCACTCCTAACAGGACTTAAAAGCCTCTTATTCCATTCCAGAAAAATAACTTTTGACGGGGGTCAATTTACATCACCAGCCGGGGGTCAATTTGAATCACCAGCTGGGGGTCAATTTAAATCGTCAGAAGGGGGTCAACTTCATCATTTTTTGCAGATTGGTCATATTGTGAACAAAAAGCCCGGAAATAAGTCCTAGAAGGAAGAGTAACAGCCCTAAAAAGATCAATTGATTGGACTGATTTGATTTGAGTGATTCAGTCATGATGTGGGTTGATTTGGTGATACTTAAAGTTATGAAAAAATTTTGAATCCTCTGAAAATGAGGTGGTTTAGTTGTACGCGATTGATCTGTGTTCCAATTATTTTGCTGAATGAACGGAGAACATAAATCGCTCTTCATGAAAAAAATCAACTGTATCCAAAATATAAATTTTTCTGTTTCACTTAAATTCTGTCAAGCGTTTTTGTTTGCTCATTTTGTGGGTTTTGTTGATAATCCCTAGGAGAAACACCATACTCCTTTTTAAAGCATTTTGCGAAATAGGAAAGGTTAGAAAAACCAACTTCATACATGATTTCGGAAATATTTCCTTCTTTATTTCTTAAAAGAATGGAGGCCTTTTTCAATCTGTATTTCCGGATGATTTCTTTTGCTGAATAATGGGTCAATGCCTTAAGTTTTCTATAGAGATGTGCAGTGCTCATGCCTATTTCCTCGCTTAGTAGCTCTACGGTAAACTCAGGGTTAGAAATATTGGCTTCTATTATGCCTACAACTTTTTTCACAAACTTATCATCTATGTTTTCACCTTCTTCTTTGAATTCTGGTTGCGTTATGATCTCGGCTTTGAAATAGTTTAGTAAAACATCTTTTCTTTTGATAAGCTGCTCAATGTTTGCTTTTAACAATTCCAGGTCAAAGGGCTTTGTTATGTAGGCATCTGCACCTGTTCTCAGCCCTTCCACTTTTTGTGAGGTAAGACTTTTTGCGGAAAGGAGTATGACACCGATATGACTTGTTTTTGGATTTTGTTTTACCTTTTTACACAAGGTCAACCCGTCCATAACGGGCATCATAATATCGCTGATAATCACTTCAGGAGTAAAGTTTCTGGTTTTATCCAATGCTTCCTGTCCATTCTGTGCCACCACAATGTGATAACTTTCCCTTAAATGTAAAAGGAGATAATCAACCATATCGGGATAATCTTCCACTACCAAGATCACAGGCTTGGAAGTGTCAAAATCATATTCGTATTCCTCAAAGTTGTCAGCGTCCTTACTCACCAAAAGATTTATGGTTTCGTCTTTTTGCTCAACCTCAACAGGGAAATGTACATTGCCCAATGGCAAGGTGACTGTAAAATAAGACCCTTCACCTGGCTGGCTCTCCACATTGACTTCTCCAAAGTGAAGTTTTGTATATTCCTTCACCATAGAAAGTCCAATGCCCGAACCTGAATCAACCTGTCTGCCCCTGCTGCCCTGATAGAAGCGGTCAAAAACCTTTGGTATCTCTTGAGGCTCTATTCCTATACCTGTATCATGGACCTGGATATCTACTGCACCGTTCTTATAGTGATTTTTATCAGGGTGTTTTCTAATACTTAACTCAACAGTCCCCTGATCTGGGGTGAATTTGAATGCATTGGACAGCAGGTTGTAAAGTACCGTCTCAAGCTTCTCACTGTCTGCCCATATTTCACAGGATTCTATTTCTGAATTAAACCGGAAATTGATATTTTTTCTTGCAGCTTTGTCTTTAAACAGCTCACACACTTCCCTACTAAAGCTGACAAGGTCAAAAACCCGTACTTTCAGCTCGAGACTATCCTGCTCAAGTTTTCTGAAATCAAGAATCTGATTGACAACCCTTAATAACCTATTGGAGTTTTTTTCAGCCAATCTAAGGAGTTCCTTGGATTTTAGGTCAAGTTCTTTTGAGCTAAGGGCCTGTTGGATAGGGGGAAGGATCAGACTGATAGGCGTCCTGAGTTCATGGGAAATGTTGGTGAAAAACTGTTGTTTGGTTTTTGCGATTTCCTCACTGTGCTGCTTCTCAATTTTGGCAAGGTTGACTTCATTTTTGAAGTGTATGCGCAAAGTGTAAAACCTGAAAGCGAAGGCCAACAATGCCAGGACAAGAAAAATATAAATGACAATGAAAGGGGTGCTTAAAAAAAGTGGTGGCTTGACTTCTATGTCCAAAGTATGGATTTCATCTGACCAAATACCATGATTGTTGCTCCCTTTGAGCTTTAAGATATATTTCCCTGAAGGAAGTTTGGAATAGACAGCTGTATTTGTGGAGCCTGAAGCATATGACCAATCTTCATCAAATCCTTCAAGCTTGTAGGCATAGATATTCCTTTTCGGTTGCCAATAATGCAGAGCAGAAAAATCAATTGCAAATGACCTTTGGGCATAATTCAGACTGAGCTTTTTCATGAATGCAATATCCATGGGCAGTTCAAGGCCCGAATCCGTATTTTTTCCGGGAAGAATCCTTTCATTATTGATTCTTAGATTGGAGAAAAACAGTTTTGGCTTGAAGCTGCTGGCTTCTGCATCAGTGGCTAGCCTTATAAAACCGTTGTCCCCTCCAAAAAATAGCCTTCCTTCTTTATCCTTGGATAAGCAGCCTTCAAAGAAACTTTTGATAGGCAGTCCACTATCCAAAGGAAATAGTTCATAGGCATCCAATCCAGGCTTGAACTTAATCAAAAGCCCTGATGCGGCACCCCAAATATTTCCCTGATTGTCCTCAGTGATACTGTTAAAAAGAAAATCTGTACCCATCTGTATAGGATGGTAAACAGCTTTGTCATTCTGTGGTTGGTACTCTATAAGTCCATTGGTAGTAGCAGCCCACAAAACTCCTTTTTTGGAAAAGTAAATGGCATTTAGGCTTCTTCTGTTTGACACTTCGTTAAAAATACTGACACTACTGTTTCTGTGTGTCTGTAAATCGATCCTAAACAATTCATCATAGTTGACAGCCCATAGGGCATTGGCCCCTGTAGCTACCTTTTCAGAACCTACCTCACTGGCTTTTTCAAAATATAAACTCTCGATATCATTCAATTTGCCTGATACTTTATATAAACCGCCTTCCCATGCACTTACCCAGAAAGTCCCATCACTCGCTTTTATAAATTTTGCGATGTAATTGCTGTCAAGTCCATTTTGGTTACCAGAACTTATCGAATGCATTTTTAAGATTTTCGGATCCCAGATATTGATCCCCCCAGCTGTTCCTATCCAGATTCTTCCCAGATCATCTTCCTCTAATGCATACACATTGTTAAGAAGGAGTTGCTTCCCCATTCCGGAGTGGATATCAAAAACTTCTTCCTTACCATCAGGACTTATTCGTATTACTCCATTAAGAGTCGCCAACCAAGTATCTCCGTTTTTGGTATGCAGGATAGACTTTACCTGGCTTCCGATTTTTTGGTTATTTTGCCTATGGTTGATCTCATGAAAGCTGTAAAAACTGTTGTTTTTGTTAGTGAAACTTAAACCGTTGGAAGTCACAAACCAAACCACCCCGCCAGAATCCTCAAAAATTTGCCAATTGACATTGCTGCCTACTGAGTAGGCCAGTTCTGGATGGTTGAAAAGCTGCTTGATGTCACCATTTTCGGGGTTCAGAATGTTTATCCCGAAATCAGTCCCCAAAGCAAGGCTGCCATCGGTAGAAGTATAAATACTTTTTATTACCTCATTGCTTAAAGCTGTGTTTGCTTCGTTATAGGTTTTCTTTTCTCCGGTATGAATATGAAAGTGTACCAGACCGGTTTCAGTTCCGAGCCATAACCACTCTGGGTTGTAGTTGTCGGGCTGTATGTCCATGATCAGGTTATTTTGGAGAGAAGGCTTGTAATTTTCTTTTAATTCGAACTGCTCAAACTTTTCGCTGCCCGGACTTAGTTTATTCAACTTGTCATATGTACCCACCCAAAGGTTGTCAAAACGGTCCATAAAAACTGATCTGATCATGTTATGGCTTAACCCACTGTTTTCCCTGTCCAGTTTTCCTGTTTTTCCTTCCTTAAAGTAGAAAAGCCCCGCAGGGGTGCCTACCCAGACTGTACCCTCAGGATCCAAATAAATTGTTCTTACGGCAATGGAAGCGCCCAGCTCAACGGGAATTACCTCAAAATTGTAAATATTGATCTTCGAAAGACCTTTCCAGGTACCTATCCAAATTTCATCTCCAACAGCTTCCAGAGCACTTATTTCATTGGCTGCCAATAGTGGGAACACCTCTTTTTTGAAGTTCTGAAAACTGTTGCCATCATACCTGGAGACCCCGTTGGCAGTACCTACCCAAATAAAATCATTTTTATCCTGGGTAATCGCACTGATGGTGTTGGAAGGTAATCCGTCCTGAGTTGTTAAAGTGAAAAAATAGGGATTCTTTTGGGCATTGGCTGACCAGAAAAGAAGTAGAAAGGTACTAAATAAAAACACGAAGAACCTGTAAATCATTTTGGGTTTTGGCAAGGTTTATAAACTAAACACAGGTTTTTGGATCTTGAATTTTTCGAATTGTTCTCTCCTTGATCCAAGGTTAATAATAAGTCTTTTGAAGTGAAAAATCAGCATTTTTTTCAGCTCTGAATGATTTGTGTCATTATCTGTACGATTTGAATCGATGCTTGGTCTCAATAAAAAGTACTTTTGAGTATCTACTTTCCAAGACTATTGTCAGGAAAGCAAACCCAAAATACCCAAACCCAATGACCGGAATAAAAAAGGCTTTTTATTTTGTTCTTTTTGTTGCAATGCTGTGCACGGCATGTGATCAAGATACTGGACAAACTCCTGAAGTGGAGGAACCGCATGATCAGGAAGTGGATTTTTTATTTGGCGCAGATCTTTCCTATCTCAACCAAATCCTGGATCACGGAGGAATTTACAGTGTAGGTGGAGAACAACAGGACCCCTACAGGATATTTGCTGAAGCCGGAACACAATTGGCCAGGTTTAGAATTTGGCATAATCCACTATGGACGGGAGAAATTTATGGACGGGAAACACCTTTATACAATGACTTAGAGGATGTCGAATCGGCCATAGGTAAGGCAAAATCTGAAGGAATGGAAATTCTCCTTGATTTTCACTATTCAGATGTTTGGGCTGATCCTGGAAGACAGGAAATTCCAGCAGCATGGAGGGAAATAGAAAGTCTTGAAGTACTACAGGACTCCATTTATCAATATACCTACAAGACCCTGAAATATCTAGGATCAAAAGGCCTTTTCCCTGAATATGTTCAGATAGGTAATGAAACCAACTGCGGTATGTTATTTACCGATGCACCGGAGAACTTCCCGAAGCTGAACGTCTGTGAGGGGAACTGGCAGAATTTTAAATCAGTAGCAAAAGCTGCTGTAAATGCCGTTCATGATGCTGCCGGTCATTCCGAAACCAAAGTTATTTTTCATGTGGCCGATCCCGAAAATCTGGACTGGTGGTTTGAAAATTTTACCGGATCGCCCAATGAAGTGGATTTTGATATTATTGGCTTTTCCTATTATCCTTTATGGCATACCACGATTTCCCTCACCCAGTTGGAAAGTGCTGTTTCCCGTATCAAATCAAGATTCGCTAAGGATATAATGATGCTGGAAACCGCCTATCCCTGGACTTTGGAAGGTAACGATGACTATACTAATATTTTTGGGGGACAAGCTCCTCTTCCCGGCTTTCCTTATACCATTGAGGGACAAAGAGAAATCATGGTTAGTATGTCCGAAAGTATGATCAATGCAGGTGGCTTGGGTATCATCTATTGGGAGCCAGGATGGATATCTTCTGATATGAAAGATTTATGGGGAACAGGTTCGTCCTGGGAAAACTGTGCTTTTTTTGACTTTGAAGGGAATCTCCATGATGGAGCTGATTATGTGAATTTGTTGAATAATAAATATAAAATCAATCCATGAATGATATTAAGAAGATAGTACCTATATTCTTTCTCTTACCTGCTTTGCTGTTTCAGGTTCTGCCGGGGTATTCCCAAAACCAGAATAGAATGGAGGATATTGTGAGGATAAGTGATGAGGGACTTCTTGTATGGGAAAGTGATGGTGTGGAAGCTTCCTTTTTTGGAGTCAACTATTCCTCTCCCTTTGCTTATGGATTCAGGGCCTTGACCAGGAAACAAATTAACATTGAGGAAAGTATTACCGGAGATGTTTATCATATGGCAAGGCTTGGTTTTTCAGCCTTCCGGGTTCATGTTTGGGATACTGAAATTTCCGATGTCGAGGGGAACTTACTAGAGAATGAACACCTTCGCCTTTTTGATTTTCTATTGGCAGAATTAAAGAAAAGAAATATAAAGGCTATCATCACACCCATAGCATTTTGGGGTAACGGCTACCCTGAACCTAACTATGAAACTCCTGGATTTTCACATTATTATGGAAGATCCCGTCTGACCACAGATCAGGAAGCCATCAAGGCCCAAGAAAACTATTTAAAGCAGTTTTTGAACCATGTCAACCCTTATACCGGAATAGCCTACAAAGATGATCCCGCAATAATTGCTGTGGAAATCAACAATGAGCCAGCCCATAGTGGTTCAGCAGAAGGTGTTACCTCCTACATCAATAGCCTTTACCATGCCGTCAAAGAGGCCGGTTTTATTAAGCCGATTTTTTATAACATTGCTCAGAATCCTTCTTATGCTGATGCTGTGGCCAGATCCAAAGCTGATGGCTTTAGCTTTCAGTGGTATCCGTCTGGATTGGTTTCAGGTAGGACATTAAAGGAAAATTACCTTCATCATGTTAATGCTTACACCATTCCATTTGACTCTATTCCGGAATTTTCAGGCAAGCCACTTATGGTTTATGAATTTGATGCAGCCGATATAATGGGGCCTTATATGTACCCGGCAATGGCCAGGAGTTTCAGGGAAGCTGGCTTTCAATGGGCAACCCAATTTGCCTATGACCCCATGCATATAGCCAATGACAATACGGAATATCAAACACATTACCTAAACCTGCTCTATACCCCTCCTAAGGCCATTAGCATGATGATAGCCGCGAAAGTATTTACACAGACTGGAATTAGGGAAAGTTTTGGGGACTACCCTGATAACAATAAGTTTGGAAACGCATCTGTAAGCTTTGAAGAAAACAGCAGTGAGTGGATCTCTGATGAAGAATTTATATATACAGGCCATACCCAAAGTGTGGCCCCAAAGCCTGAGCAATTGAAGAAGATTGCAGGTACAGGATCATCCCACCTTGTCAGGTACCATGGTTCTGGAGCTTACTTTCTGGATAAATTGGGAAGTGGTGCCTGGAGATTGGAGGTTTACCCTGATGCCACTCAGGTAAGAGATCCCTTTGCGAGGACTTCTCCCGAAAGGGATGTAGCAGTTCTCAAATGGGATACCCATGAAATGCAATTGTCTATTGAGGCGCTAGGGCAGGATTTTCAGGTCTTACCTTTAAATGAGGGGAACAGTTTTACCACCGGAGTCGAGGGTGGGAGGTTTAAAATTAAACCGGGTACCTATTTGCTCTTAGCTCAAGGTGAAAATTTTGAAATTGAAGAAAATACCAAAATCGGAAATCTTGGAATCAAGGAATTCAAAGCCCTGGATCCTGACTTTCAAAAAGTATATGTCTTCCATCAAGCACCTAAAGAGGTTCTTGATTCTAGGGATCTCGATATCAAAGCCATTGTTTTTTCTAATGATCCTATGGATGTGGTTTTGGAATATAGAAATGGACAGGGCAGGATAATGGAAACTAAAATGGAGCATGATAATGGGTATAAATATGTTGCCATGGTCAACAAAGATCAGTTTTCTTCAGGGATCTTTGAGTATAGGATTAAAGTGGAAACAGCAAATGATACCCTGATATACCCAGGAGCTGTTTCAAAAGATGATCTGGAATGGTACTCTGAAATACCTGAACCGTACAAGGTTTTTGTTTCTTCGGAAGCAGCAGATGTATTGCTTTTTGACCCAGCACATCACAAGGATATTCAATACCATCCTAATTATGATCCGGGGTTTGCAACTGCCTTATCAGCAGGACAAAGAACAGGAGATCTTTTGCTGGGGCTACAGGTGAAAAATCCCTCCAAAAATGATCTTATAGCAGTCCAACATTCTATCAAAGAAAGCCTTGACAACAGAGCCCCTGTTGTATCCGGGTTTGCGAAAATAATCGTGGAAGCTAAGGTGGAAGGAAAGGAAAGCAAAACCATTGAAATTGGCTTGACTGATTCTGAAGGAAGGGCATATGTGGCTGAGTTGAATCTGTCAGGGGAGCTGGAGAAGCATGAAGTATCACTGGATGATCTCAAAGAAACAAAAGCAGTATTGTTGCCAAGGCCATACCCCGGCTTTATGCCGCTTTATACCAAAGCTAGGATATCCGGGGGATCTTTGAATTGGGATAATATTGAAAAGCTACAGATAAAATTTGACCAGACTGAAGGAGAAATGGAAAGTAACGGTGCTTACCAGATAAAAATAGGTAAGATTTGGATTCAGCCAGACTGAAGTATGTATGGAATACAATCATTACAATAACCTAAAATATACAAAATATGCGTAAAGACTTTACTGCCATCAAAATTGCAGTAATCATGCTACTGACGCTGTTTGCTCAGCAACTGAGTGCACAGCAGAGAACAGTGACAGGTAAGGTGTTTGACAGTGACTCAGGGGAAGAAATGCCCTTTGTAAATGTAACTGTTAAAGGAACTGACATAGGCGTGATTACAGACATTGACGGAGCTTTTTCCATCAATGTAAATTCATCTGAAGACATCCTCGTATTCACCTTTATAGGGTACGGGAGAAGGGAGGCTAGGGTAGGTAACCAATCGGACATTACAGTTAACATGGATCCGGAAACTGCCCAGCTGAATGAAATTGTTGTAATTGGCTACGGTACGCAAAGGAAATCCGATATTACTGGGTCTGTGGGTTCAGTGACACGTGAAGATTTCAATGTGGGACAGGTTACTAATGCCGAACAGCTCATAACAGGAAAAATTGCCGGGGTGCAGATCACTCCCAATTCCGGAGCTCCGGGAGCTGGGGGTAGGATAAGGATTCGGGGCGGCTCCTCTCTAAATGCCAATAACGATCCATTGATTGTCATTGATGGGGTACCGCTTGACAATTCTTCAGTGGCCGGTGCAGCAAATCCATTAAGTTTTCTCAACCCAAATGACATTGAAACTTTTGATGTTCTGAAAGATGCCTCTGCAACTGCTATTTACGGTTCAAGGGCTTCCAATGGCGTGATTTTGATCACTACAAGAAAAGGGAAAAAAGGTCAGGACCTCAGTCTTAATGTGAGTTCTCTGGTATCGGTTTCCCAAATTGCCAACAACATAGATGTCCTCAATGCTGATCAATATAGGGATGCGGTAGCTGCACAGGCTTCCCCTTCCCAACAAGCTTTGATCGGCTCTGAAAGTACCAACTGGCAGGATGTGATCTTTAGGGATGCGATAAGTATTGACAATAATGTAAGCTTAAGTGGTTCCATTAACAACATCCCGTACAGACTTTCGGTAGGAAACCTGGAACAGAACGGTGTGCTAAGAAGAGATAACCTAAACAGGACAACGGCAGCCCTGAGCTTGACCCCCTCATTGCTAGATGATAGGTTGAAGATCAACTTTAATGTCAGAGGTACTTATTCCTACAGCCAATTTGCTGATCAGGGAGCTATCGGGGCGGCAGCAATTTTTGACCCAACACAGGCCATTTATGATCCTGAAGGTTTTGGAGGGTATTGGGAATGGTTAAATGAAGATGGCTCCCCTCAGACCTTGGCTCCAAGAAATCCACTTGGTTTGCTGGAGCAAAGGGATGACAGAGGTGAAGTTAAAAGAAGTATAGGAAACCTACAACTGGATTATGCCCTGCCATTTATTGATGGATTGCGGGCCAACTTGAACCTTGGATATGACATTAGTCAAAGTGAGGGAAGGGTAGTCATACCATCTTCATCCGCAGCAGGTGTAAATGAAGGAGGTTCACTCTTGGATTATGCTCAGAATAAACGAAACCTACTGGCGGATTTTTACCTGAACTATGTAAAGGATTTTGGGAGCGCAGGTAGACTCGATGCAACTGCAGGATATTCATGGCAGGATTTCCTGATAGAAAACCCGGCGTTTCCAAGAATAAATGAAGCAGGCACAGTACTTGAACCGGCTGGAGTGGAAACCAGACCCCAATATAGGCTTATTTCATTCTTTGGAAGGGTTAACTATAGCCTAAAAGACAGGTACCTCCTCACCGCGACACTAAGGACAGATGGATCTTCAAGATTCAGCCAGGAAAACAGATGGGGAGTTTTTCCATCTGTGGCAGCAGCATGGAGGGTAAGTGAGGAAGATTTTCTTATCAACAACAACGCCATCACAGACCTGAAGTTAAGGTTGGGATATGGAGT is drawn from Belliella baltica DSM 15883 and contains these coding sequences:
- the istB gene encoding IS21-like element helper ATPase IstB — its product is MIQETIEKMRKMKLYGMSRSFSHATESGSLSSLTPDELISLLVENEWDDRQNRRMDRSLRGARFRYKATVEELDFRPGRELDKNQLLRLADGAYIHKGENILMTGSTGTGKSYLACALGNQACSKGHKVLYANTTKLLTQLKMAKADGSSIKEMLKLEKLDVLILDDFGIQPLDVQSRMLLMEIIEDRHGKKSTIITSQLPVSAWYEIIGDQTLADAILDRIVHDAHRIELKGESLRRKRNINPEKQ
- the istA gene encoding IS21 family transposase: MANRTLTMNKIKQILRGHFEGHGSKQLSKLTGVSRNTVKSYLKRFQQTGLSFEEVNQLSDEGLAELILGPPAPVQQSDRLEVLLPLLPGIVKKLRIKGMTRQRLWEEYRQKHPDGFQASQFRKHIRQYVGKQGLTMHFEHLAGDKVFIDYAGKKLYVTDPDTGEHFPVEVFVATLGCTQYTYVEATYTQKKPDFIGSCTRMLEFFGGVPRVIVPDNLRSAVTKGSKYSPVLNETFETFAEHYNTTIIPARPRQPREKSLVEGAVRLVYQRIYVALQGKVFLSLESLNEALVPLVSNYNDYALRGEESRREQFETLERNSLLALPELPYQLMSVKVCTVMKNTHICLGEDKHYYSVPHQYMGKKVKVLFNDDQVEIFYKYHPIAKHKRDKRKHKYTTLRDHLAGNQKYVSDWSYEFFVSEGNKISKEVGKFLSSLMESIPHPEQGYRSCSGILHLARKVGSQRITGACKRASEYGVYTYPMIEQILSKNLDAISFSDEQLDESSQMPKHHNIRGNRYFS
- a CDS encoding hybrid sensor histidine kinase/response regulator transcription factor, which codes for MIYRFFVFLFSTFLLLFWSANAQKNPYFFTLTTQDGLPSNTISAITQDKNDFIWVGTANGVSRYDGNSFQNFKKEVFPLLAANEISALEAVGDEIWIGTWKGLSKINIYNFEVIPVELGASIAVRTIYLDPEGTVWVGTPAGLFYFKEGKTGKLDRENSGLSHNMIRSVFMDRFDNLWVGTYDKLNKLSPGSEKFEQFELKENYKPSLQNNLIMDIQPDNYNPEWLWLGTETGLVHFHIHTGEKKTYNEANTALSNEVIKSIYTSTDGSLALGTDFGINILNPENGDIKQLFNHPELAYSVGSNVNWQIFEDSGGVVWFVTSNGLSFTNKNNSFYSFHEINHRQNNQKIGSQVKSILHTKNGDTWLATLNGVIRISPDGKEEVFDIHSGMGKQLLLNNVYALEEDDLGRIWIGTAGGINIWDPKILKMHSISSGNQNGLDSNYIAKFIKASDGTFWVSAWEGGLYKVSGKLNDIESLYFEKASEVGSEKVATGANALWAVNYDELFRIDLQTHRNSSVSIFNEVSNRRSLNAIYFSKKGVLWAATTNGLIEYQPQNDKAVYHPIQMGTDFLFNSITEDNQGNIWGAASGLLIKFKPGLDAYELFPLDSGLPIKSFFEGCLSKDKEGRLFFGGDNGFIRLATDAEASSFKPKLFFSNLRINNERILPGKNTDSGLELPMDIAFMKKLSLNYAQRSFAIDFSALHYWQPKRNIYAYKLEGFDEDWSYASGSTNTAVYSKLPSGKYILKLKGSNNHGIWSDEIHTLDIEVKPPLFLSTPFIVIYIFLVLALLAFAFRFYTLRIHFKNEVNLAKIEKQHSEEIAKTKQQFFTNISHELRTPISLILPPIQQALSSKELDLKSKELLRLAEKNSNRLLRVVNQILDFRKLEQDSLELKVRVFDLVSFSREVCELFKDKAARKNINFRFNSEIESCEIWADSEKLETVLYNLLSNAFKFTPDQGTVELSIRKHPDKNHYKNGAVDIQVHDTGIGIEPQEIPKVFDRFYQGSRGRQVDSGSGIGLSMVKEYTKLHFGEVNVESQPGEGSYFTVTLPLGNVHFPVEVEQKDETINLLVSKDADNFEEYEYDFDTSKPVILVVEDYPDMVDYLLLHLRESYHIVVAQNGQEALDKTRNFTPEVIISDIMMPVMDGLTLCKKVKQNPKTSHIGVILLSAKSLTSQKVEGLRTGADAYITKPFDLELLKANIEQLIKRKDVLLNYFKAEIITQPEFKEEGENIDDKFVKKVVGIIEANISNPEFTVELLSEEIGMSTAHLYRKLKALTHYSAKEIIRKYRLKKASILLRNKEGNISEIMYEVGFSNLSYFAKCFKKEYGVSPRDYQQNPQNEQTKTLDRI
- a CDS encoding glycoside hydrolase family 53 protein, producing MTGIKKAFYFVLFVAMLCTACDQDTGQTPEVEEPHDQEVDFLFGADLSYLNQILDHGGIYSVGGEQQDPYRIFAEAGTQLARFRIWHNPLWTGEIYGRETPLYNDLEDVESAIGKAKSEGMEILLDFHYSDVWADPGRQEIPAAWREIESLEVLQDSIYQYTYKTLKYLGSKGLFPEYVQIGNETNCGMLFTDAPENFPKLNVCEGNWQNFKSVAKAAVNAVHDAAGHSETKVIFHVADPENLDWWFENFTGSPNEVDFDIIGFSYYPLWHTTISLTQLESAVSRIKSRFAKDIMMLETAYPWTLEGNDDYTNIFGGQAPLPGFPYTIEGQREIMVSMSESMINAGGLGIIYWEPGWISSDMKDLWGTGSSWENCAFFDFEGNLHDGADYVNLLNNKYKINP